In Poecile atricapillus isolate bPoeAtr1 chromosome W, bPoeAtr1.hap1, whole genome shotgun sequence, one DNA window encodes the following:
- the LOC131592128 gene encoding histone-lysine N-methyltransferase EHMT2-like yields the protein MTSQEDDGSTCLHHAAKNGNLEMVELLLGTGQVDVNAQDNGGWTPIIWAAEHKHIEVIWRLLTRGADVTLTDNEFDFCNSNTTRSSPGRNAVGFGSLIVKFVGRSWRHSLPIESPTKPLPEIAKFEASPEEPELYKDGGSPR from the exons ATGACGTCACAGGAGGATGACGGCTCCACCTGCCTGCACCACGCGGCCAAGAACGGGAACCTGGAGatggtggagctgctgctgggaaccgGACAGGTGGACGTCAACGCCCAG GACAACGGCGGCTGGACCCCGATCATTTGGGCGGCCGAGCACAAACACATCGAGGTCATTTGGCGACTGCTGACCCGAGGGGCCGACGTCACCCTGACCGACAAC gaatttgatttttgca actccaacaccaCCCGCTCCTCCCCCGGCCGCAACGCCGTGGGTTTTGGCAGCCTCATCGTAAAATTTGTCGGCAGATCGTGGCGTCACTCGCTCC CGATTGAATCGCCCACGAAACCGCTGCCCGAGATCGCCAAGTTTGAGGCCTCTCCGGAGGAGCCGGAACTCTATAAGGACGGGGGCTCGCCGCGATAG